In a genomic window of Chrysemys picta bellii isolate R12L10 chromosome 23, ASM1138683v2, whole genome shotgun sequence:
- the SF3A3 gene encoding splicing factor 3A subunit 3, translating to METILEQQRRYHEERERLMDVMAKEMLIKKSTLRDQINSDHRTRAMQDRYMEVSGNLRDLYDDKDGLRKEELSAISGPNEFAEFYNRLKQIKEFHRKHPNEICVPMSVEFEELLKARENPSEEAQNLVEFTDEEGYGRYLDLHDCYLKYINLKSSEKLDYITYLSTFDQLFDIPKERKNAEYKRYLEMLLEYLQDYTDRVKPLLDQNELFGKIQNEFEKKWDNGTFPGWPKETSSALTHAGAHLDLSAFSSWEELASLGLDRLKSALLALGLKCGGTLEERAQRLFSTKGKSLEALDSSLFAKNPKTKGSKRDTERNKDLAFLEAQVYEYVEILGEQRHLTHENVQRKQARTGEEREEEEEEQISESESEDEENEIIYNPKNLPLGWDGKPIPYWLYKLHGLNINYNCEICGNYTYRGPKAFQRHFAEWRHAHGMRCLGIPNTAHFANVTQIEDAVSLWAKLKQQKASERWQPDTEEEYEDSSGNVVNKKTYEDLKRQGLL from the exons ATGGAGACGATCCTGGAGCAGCAGCGGCGCTACCATGAGGAGCGGGAGCGGCTCATGGACGTGATGGCCAAGGAGATGCTGATTAAAAAATCCACG TTACGTGACCAGATTAACTCTGATCACCGCACCCGAGCCATGCAGGAC aggtATATGGAAGTGAGTggaaatctgagagacttgtaTGATGATAAGGATGG GTTACGGAAGGAGGAGCTCAGCGCCATTTCAGGGCCAAATGAGTTTGCAGAATTCTATAATAGACTAAAACAGATCAAGGAATTTCACCGGAAGCACCCAAATGAG ATCTGTGTGCCGATGTCAGTGGAATTTGAGGAACTGTTGAAAGCCAGAGAGAACCCCAGTGAAGAGGCACAAA ATCTAGTGGAGTTCACAGATGAAGAAGGTTATGGCCGGTACTTGGATCTTCATGATTGTTACCTCAAGTACATTAACTTAAAATCATCAGAG AAACTGGATTACATCACATACTTATCCACGTTTGACCAACTCTTCGATATtcccaaagagagaaaaaatgcTGAATATAAAAG GTATCTTGAAATGCTTCTTGAGTACCTGCAAGATTACACAGATCGGGTGAAGCCACTGCTGGATCAGAATGAACTTTTTGGGAAGATTCAGAATGAGTTTGAGAAGAAGTGGGACAATGGAACGTTCCCTGGTTGGCCG AAAGAGACCAGCAGTGCACTTACCCATGCCGGAGCCCATCTGGATCTCTCAGCCTTTTCCTCTTGGGAG GAATTGGCTTCCCTGGGACTGGACAGATTAAAATCTGCTTTACTGGCTTTGGGTCTGAAATGCGGCGG CACTCTGGAAGAGCGTGCTCAGAGGCTGTTCAGCACAAAAGGCAAATCCTTGGAAGCCCTTGATTCTTCCTTGTTTGCCAAGAATCCAAAGACAAAAGGAAGCAAAAG GGACACAGAGAGGAACAAAGACCTTGCGTTCCTGGAAGCTCAGGTCTACGAGTATGTAGAAATTCTTGGG GAACAGAGACATCTCACCCATGAGAACGTGCAGCGTAAACAAGCACGCacgggggaagagagagaggaggaagaggaggagcagatcAGTGAGAGCGAAAGTGAAGATGAAGAGAATGAAATAATTTACAACCCTAAAAATCTGCCTCTTGGCTGGGATGGCAAG CCTATCCCCTATTGGTTATATAAACTGCATGGTTTGAACATCAACTACAACTGTGAGATTTGCGGCAACTACACCTACCGAGGGCCCAAAGCTTTCCAGCGGCACTTCGCG GAGTGGCGTCATGCTCATGGGATGAGATGCCTGGGCATTCCCAACACAGCTCATTTTGCTAATGTCACACAGATTGAAGATGCAGTCTCTT TGTGGGCAAAGCTGAAGCAGCAGAAAGCTTCGGAGAGATGGCAGCCTGACACAGAG GAGGAATATGAGGATTCCAGTGGGAATGTGGTGAATAAAAAGACTTATGAAGACTTGAAACGTCAAGGGCTGCTGTAA